In Liquorilactobacillus hordei DSM 19519, the following proteins share a genomic window:
- a CDS encoding isochorismate synthase MenF produces MPKKIYYTNSKLQPADEDHLLTLAKQYDDVFIFQTPKGFKLYAFDSLSKIIPGNDHENQFTHVSHWKDDLQSLLVPINATIPPQIVGGFSFSPEQTSRSVWNSLSSGYFFLPKFIIIVKNNNYTLVTSSFSKDDIDREKAAFSAQISTVNPVKKHLNNPIVKKVELNVAEWETAVAKTTRLIRETNLKKVVLARNLKIKLTHEPDFCLLWQRLQSTQPNTYHILLKKRKLIFLSATPERFAKFGAAYFETAAVAGTIRRGITPVEDNQLGKILLADKKNRSEQQFVVSDISNSLKQVGLVVNHPAIPTLLKNKNVQHLFTPIKGTGRYDLFSLLNILHPTPALGGLPRQDALIQINNIEPFTRGLFGAPIGHISFDGTGELAVGIRSGIINGTTSFLFAGAGIVADSVAKKEVAETRMKFNPILNILKDDTE; encoded by the coding sequence ATGCCTAAGAAAATCTATTACACAAATAGCAAGCTGCAACCTGCAGATGAAGACCATCTATTAACATTAGCAAAGCAATACGATGATGTTTTTATTTTTCAAACACCAAAGGGCTTTAAACTGTATGCTTTTGACTCCCTCTCAAAAATAATTCCAGGTAACGATCATGAAAACCAATTTACACATGTTTCACACTGGAAAGATGACCTGCAATCTCTGCTTGTTCCAATAAATGCAACTATCCCTCCACAAATTGTTGGTGGCTTTAGCTTCTCACCTGAACAAACTAGTAGATCCGTTTGGAACAGTCTATCATCTGGTTATTTCTTTTTACCAAAATTTATAATTATTGTTAAAAATAACAACTATACACTTGTAACTAGCAGTTTCAGTAAAGATGATATTGACCGAGAAAAAGCGGCTTTTTCTGCACAAATCTCTACTGTTAACCCGGTAAAGAAACACCTTAATAATCCAATTGTTAAAAAAGTTGAGCTGAATGTAGCTGAATGGGAGACTGCTGTCGCAAAAACAACAAGACTTATCAGAGAAACTAACTTAAAAAAAGTTGTCCTTGCTCGTAATTTAAAAATTAAATTAACCCATGAACCCGATTTTTGCTTATTATGGCAAAGACTTCAATCTACACAGCCTAATACTTATCATATTCTTCTAAAAAAAAGAAAACTAATCTTTCTCAGTGCAACACCTGAACGTTTCGCAAAGTTTGGTGCTGCTTATTTTGAGACTGCAGCAGTTGCTGGTACAATACGTCGTGGTATAACTCCAGTAGAGGATAACCAATTAGGGAAAATATTACTTGCAGATAAAAAAAATCGGAGCGAACAACAATTTGTTGTTAGTGATATTAGTAATAGCCTAAAACAAGTTGGCTTAGTTGTTAATCATCCTGCAATACCGACTTTGCTCAAGAATAAAAATGTTCAACATCTTTTTACTCCTATCAAAGGAACCGGCAGATATGACTTATTTTCTTTATTGAATATCCTGCATCCAACACCAGCTTTAGGTGGATTGCCTCGACAAGATGCATTGATTCAGATTAATAACATAGAACCCTTCACTCGCGGATTATTTGGAGCACCTATTGGTCATATTTCATTTGACGGAACTGGTGAACTGGCAGTTGGAATTCGCTCTGGTATTATAAATGGGACCACATCGTTCTTATTTGCAGGTGCCGGTATTGTTGCTGATTCAGTAGCAAAAAAAGAAGTTGCAGAAACTAGAATGAAATTCAATCCAATTTTGAATATCTTAAAGGATGATACAGAATGA
- a CDS encoding Crp/Fnr family transcriptional regulator has product MPNKDIDYLVNFLKDKQISTITKDYHTYLTFHGLKAASVFILKDGIIKTSVILQDGREFNISYINQPDVISLLHDEALQYDEQPFNVRIESPTATFYQINRVKFWKYVNNNSQLQNYVKQYYRHRLSENFSRLQRLTMNGKLGALASFLRDLVLKFGRNLPNSPKILIDFDVTNEDIAGFCGIATYASVSRMMKKLKEEGVIEFTNSGEYSKRRIIVRNVQKLDDYIAY; this is encoded by the coding sequence ATGCCTAATAAAGATATAGATTATCTCGTAAACTTTCTGAAAGACAAACAAATTTCGACTATCACCAAAGATTATCATACTTATTTAACGTTCCATGGATTAAAGGCTGCTAGTGTCTTCATACTCAAGGATGGTATCATTAAAACCTCAGTAATTTTGCAAGATGGGCGAGAATTCAACATCTCGTATATTAATCAACCTGATGTAATTTCCTTATTGCACGATGAAGCACTGCAATATGATGAGCAACCTTTTAATGTACGCATTGAGTCACCTACTGCAACTTTTTATCAAATAAATCGGGTAAAATTTTGGAAGTATGTCAACAATAATTCACAGCTTCAAAATTATGTAAAACAATACTATCGTCATCGACTATCCGAAAACTTTTCGCGTTTACAACGTTTAACAATGAATGGTAAGTTAGGTGCCTTAGCTAGTTTTTTGAGAGATTTAGTACTAAAATTCGGTCGTAACTTACCAAACAGTCCAAAAATATTAATTGATTTTGATGTTACTAATGAGGATATTGCAGGATTTTGTGGAATTGCAACCTATGCAAGTGTTAGTAGAATGATGAAAAAACTTAAAGAAGAAGGGGTAATTGAATTTACCAATAGTGGTGAATATAGTAAGCGCAGAATTATTGTCCGCAATGTACAAAAACTAGATGATTACATTGCTTATTAA
- the larA gene encoding nickel-dependent lactate racemase produces the protein MVEIKLPYDRETITAKIDEQNFAGSLVSEAATYHAKYSEQELVERSLDNPTASPKLEELAKGKKNIVIISSDHTRPVPSKIITPILLRRIRSAAPDARIRILVATGFHRPSTTEELINKYGKEIVDNEEIVMHYSERDEDMVKVGKLPSGGDLIVNKVATEADLLISEGFIESHFFAGFSGGRKSVLPGISSYKTIMANHSGEFISDKHSRTGNLNHNLIHEDMVYAAKTVKLAFILNVVLDEDKKIIGSFAGDLEKAHKKGTEFVESLSEVDAIESDITISTNGGYPLDQNIYQAVKGMTAAEATNKVGGTIIMVAGCRDGHGGEGFYHNIADVADPKEFLDKAVNTPRLETVPDQWTSQILARILVNHHVIFVSDLVDPELITKMHMELATSLDEAMEKAYEREGAKAKVVVIPDGLGVIVKGKE, from the coding sequence ATGGTTGAGATAAAGCTTCCTTACGATCGCGAAACGATTACTGCAAAAATAGATGAACAGAATTTTGCAGGATCTTTAGTTTCCGAGGCAGCCACATATCATGCAAAATATTCAGAACAAGAGTTGGTTGAACGATCGTTAGATAATCCAACTGCTTCTCCAAAGTTGGAGGAATTGGCCAAGGGTAAGAAAAATATTGTAATTATTTCTTCTGATCATACACGCCCAGTCCCATCCAAAATAATTACGCCAATTTTGTTGCGTAGAATTCGTTCAGCTGCTCCCGATGCAAGAATCAGAATCTTGGTTGCAACAGGATTTCACAGACCTTCAACAACGGAAGAATTAATCAACAAGTATGGCAAAGAGATTGTTGATAATGAAGAAATTGTAATGCATTATTCTGAACGTGATGAAGATATGGTCAAAGTGGGTAAATTACCTTCAGGCGGCGATCTCATCGTTAATAAAGTCGCAACTGAAGCAGATTTGTTAATTTCAGAAGGATTCATTGAATCACATTTCTTTGCTGGTTTCTCTGGCGGAAGAAAGTCTGTTTTGCCTGGTATCTCCTCATACAAAACAATCATGGCAAACCATTCAGGTGAATTTATAAGTGACAAGCATTCTCGTACAGGTAACTTGAATCATAATTTAATCCATGAAGATATGGTTTACGCTGCAAAGACGGTTAAATTAGCATTCATTTTAAACGTTGTACTTGATGAAGACAAGAAAATCATTGGTTCGTTTGCGGGTGATTTAGAGAAGGCTCACAAAAAAGGAACTGAATTTGTCGAATCATTATCAGAAGTTGATGCGATTGAATCTGATATTACGATTTCAACAAATGGTGGTTATCCACTAGATCAAAATATTTATCAAGCAGTTAAGGGAATGACGGCTGCTGAGGCAACAAATAAAGTCGGTGGCACCATTATTATGGTCGCTGGTTGTCGAGATGGGCATGGTGGTGAGGGATTCTATCATAACATCGCAGATGTTGCTGATCCAAAGGAATTTCTTGATAAGGCTGTGAATACACCTAGACTTGAAACCGTTCCAGATCAATGGACATCACAGATTCTGGCACGTATTTTAGTCAATCATCATGTTATTTTTGTATCAGACCTTGTTGATCCAGAGCTGATTACGAAGATGCATATGGAACTTGCAACCTCATTGGATGAAGCAATGGAAAAAGCATATGAGCGTGAAGGTGCAAAGGCCAAGGTAGTAGTTATTCCAGATGGACTCGGAGTCATTGTAAAAGGTAAGGAATAG
- the larB gene encoding nickel pincer cofactor biosynthesis protein LarB has translation MEAEKVRQIFQLVSEKQISVEDATEIINNSGFTDLGFAKIDTERNKRTGVPEIIYGEGKTAEQVIGIVEAMLGKKNNILVTRVDPSKAKNIRESLPQLKYDEVSEMLSWEQNPIDKTIGKIAVVTAGTSDLKIAEEAAVTAEAFGNSVDRIYDVGVAGIHRLFARIDEIRAAQVVIVIAGMEGALASVVGGLVSSPVIAVPTSVGYGTAFNGMAALLTMLNSCATGITVVNIDNGFGAGYSASKINHLAEAAK, from the coding sequence ATGGAAGCTGAGAAGGTAAGACAAATATTTCAACTTGTTTCTGAAAAACAAATAAGTGTGGAAGATGCAACTGAGATCATTAATAATTCAGGATTTACTGATCTGGGATTTGCTAAGATTGATACGGAAAGAAATAAAAGGACTGGTGTTCCTGAAATTATCTACGGTGAAGGTAAAACAGCTGAGCAGGTAATAGGAATTGTTGAGGCAATGCTAGGGAAAAAAAATAATATCTTAGTGACCAGGGTTGATCCATCAAAGGCAAAGAACATCAGAGAAAGTTTACCCCAATTAAAGTATGACGAAGTTTCTGAAATGTTGTCATGGGAGCAAAATCCGATAGATAAAACAATTGGAAAAATTGCAGTTGTGACAGCAGGAACATCTGATTTAAAGATTGCTGAGGAAGCTGCAGTTACTGCGGAAGCTTTTGGTAATAGCGTTGACAGAATTTATGATGTTGGAGTTGCTGGAATCCATAGGTTATTTGCGCGCATAGACGAGATTAGAGCAGCACAAGTAGTTATTGTAATTGCTGGAATGGAAGGAGCGTTAGCTTCTGTTGTCGGTGGACTTGTAAGTTCTCCTGTAATTGCAGTTCCAACGAGTGTTGGCTATGGAACCGCGTTTAATGGAATGGCGGCATTGTTAACGATGTTAAATAGCTGTGCTACAGGTATCACAGTTGTAAATATTGACAATGGTTTCGGAGCTGGTTATTCAGCAAGTAAAATAAATCATTTGGCGGAGGCGGCAAAATGA
- the larC gene encoding nickel pincer cofactor biosynthesis protein LarC, which produces MKSLYLDPFSGVSGNMLLGTLFDLGLNFADFKQELAKLEITGYELTLTETTSSAIKGHLFEVTLSDEFKGHHADEGVGKIHHHGRNLSTIENIINNSSLSENIKKSACTVFEEIAKAEAHVHGKKIDEIHFHEVGAIDSIVDVVGFFIGLKLLKIEKVICGTLVDGSGTIKVAHGVMPVPVPAVMQMRMNSEVPFRQRADVLTELVTPTGFGIIKCITDVFGGIPGNLVVEQVGYGFGTRETGSLNALRGCLCNSLLSNQRVTQEQDQVVLMETNLDNITGEQLSDATQVLLEKGAKDVWTEPIIMKKGRPAYKLCLLAAPTKSEELVKILFAKTPSIGVRQQLMDRKIMQRSVKAVETKFGNIHVKYLSYDGFSKISLEHDELLDLARKNKMAVSELTNRIMEFVQNN; this is translated from the coding sequence ATGAAAAGTTTATATCTTGATCCTTTTTCAGGAGTAAGTGGGAACATGTTGCTGGGGACGTTATTTGATCTAGGGCTTAACTTCGCAGACTTCAAGCAGGAATTAGCAAAATTAGAGATAACTGGATACGAATTAACGCTGACAGAGACTACAAGTTCGGCAATTAAGGGACATTTATTTGAAGTAACATTGAGTGACGAATTCAAAGGGCATCATGCAGATGAAGGTGTTGGAAAAATCCATCATCACGGAAGAAATCTATCTACCATTGAAAATATTATTAATAATTCTAGTCTAAGTGAGAATATAAAAAAGTCTGCTTGTACCGTTTTTGAAGAAATTGCTAAAGCGGAAGCACACGTACATGGTAAGAAGATTGATGAGATTCATTTTCATGAAGTTGGGGCAATCGATTCAATTGTTGATGTGGTAGGTTTCTTTATTGGTTTGAAATTGTTGAAAATTGAGAAGGTTATTTGCGGAACGCTTGTGGATGGAAGTGGCACAATCAAGGTTGCGCATGGAGTGATGCCTGTACCAGTACCTGCAGTAATGCAGATGAGGATGAATAGTGAAGTACCTTTCAGACAAAGAGCGGATGTACTGACAGAGTTAGTAACACCCACGGGTTTTGGAATTATAAAGTGTATCACAGATGTATTTGGTGGGATACCAGGGAACTTAGTGGTCGAACAAGTAGGATATGGTTTTGGAACACGAGAAACAGGTAGTTTGAATGCATTAAGAGGTTGTCTTTGTAATTCATTATTGAGCAATCAAAGGGTTACACAGGAACAAGATCAAGTAGTATTGATGGAAACTAACTTAGATAATATTACTGGTGAGCAGTTGTCTGATGCAACACAAGTTCTGCTTGAAAAAGGAGCCAAAGATGTCTGGACGGAGCCAATTATTATGAAAAAAGGTCGTCCGGCATACAAGTTATGTTTACTAGCAGCGCCAACCAAAAGTGAGGAATTGGTGAAGATATTATTTGCGAAAACTCCCTCAATTGGTGTTAGACAACAGCTGATGGATAGAAAAATAATGCAGCGAAGTGTTAAAGCTGTAGAGACAAAGTTTGGTAATATCCATGTTAAATATTTATCTTATGATGGTTTTTCAAAGATTTCATTGGAACATGATGAACTACTAGATTTAGCAAGAAAAAATAAAATGGCAGTAAGTGAATTGACAAATAGAATCATGGAGTTTGTACAAAACAATTAA
- the larE gene encoding ATP-dependent sacrificial sulfur transferase LarE, with protein MSTLTKKEKKLQSILASYKRVVIGFSGGIDSTLVLKEAINSLGKENVLAVVANSELFSDDEYDKAIKLADELGAQVKGVELDYLADEHVKNNKPNSWYYMKQMFYAKLMEIAKDFNTDVVLDGMIMDDASDFRPGLRARDEAGAVSVLQQADIYKDEVRQLSQKLGLKNWNKIPSCSVSSRFPYNTELTSAKLNQVLTAEKYLREQGFMTVRVRVHEDMARIEVPEKEIVNLIAKKTAITEELNKIGYKYVTVDLQGFVSGRMNQELSEEEKLNILVG; from the coding sequence ATGAGTACATTAACAAAAAAAGAAAAGAAACTGCAGTCCATTTTGGCAAGTTACAAACGAGTTGTGATTGGATTTTCAGGTGGCATTGATTCAACTCTTGTATTGAAGGAAGCAATCAACTCACTTGGCAAAGAAAATGTTTTAGCAGTAGTAGCTAATTCTGAACTTTTCTCAGATGATGAATATGATAAGGCAATTAAGTTGGCAGATGAATTAGGTGCACAAGTAAAAGGTGTAGAACTAGACTACTTAGCCGATGAACATGTAAAGAATAATAAACCAAATTCATGGTATTACATGAAGCAAATGTTTTATGCTAAGTTGATGGAAATTGCTAAGGACTTTAATACCGATGTAGTGCTAGATGGTATGATTATGGACGATGCATCTGACTTTCGTCCAGGTCTTCGTGCAAGAGATGAAGCTGGAGCCGTTTCTGTTTTGCAACAAGCCGACATCTATAAAGATGAGGTTAGACAACTTTCACAAAAACTTGGTTTGAAGAATTGGAACAAAATCCCTTCATGTTCTGTTTCATCACGTTTTCCATACAATACAGAATTAACGAGTGCAAAATTAAATCAAGTTTTAACTGCTGAAAAGTATTTGAGAGAACAAGGATTTATGACTGTTAGAGTTAGAGTTCATGAAGATATGGCAAGAATTGAAGTTCCTGAAAAAGAAATTGTCAACTTGATTGCTAAGAAGACAGCTATAACTGAAGAACTTAACAAAATCGGCTACAAATACGTTACTGTTGATTTACAAGGCTTTGTTAGTGGTCGTATGAACCAAGAACTTTCAGAAGAAGAAAAATTAAATATTTTAGTGGGGTAG